The Argopecten irradians isolate NY chromosome 16, Ai_NY, whole genome shotgun sequence genome window below encodes:
- the LOC138310926 gene encoding uncharacterized protein, whose protein sequence is MRSLNDHDEMTVGNPVPPSSVTTQDTTMIGSNQGDEPRRPLIKQEAVDVEDNSSRSSQYLGIHTISGELPKQHSDPGLRTAREGSFEAETSHWSYFQRKEYDKFREQKSVIERYNVETYSSQWEANIEHKSVLRMPHNVSAPSLLLQTQEERRYEYRKKMFEKETSHGGVFSQVQTFHGDDSFRGHYSDISGSEDSPSSREASPYTKDHTHSVHGDGGSYEEKRMIHQPTSIVITSDDDCVTTVKSDTDLSPLADEGRARSRHLYPGNFKKFLHARYLKSQKHSGSSSSTDTSLDHSQDKSDASLGTASPDLQSCETSIEVPESAVSPSLSFEAKSPEVTSETSDDGDVFMGPSGKQPSTQKRTKPSSLPHSGSGEPLDLTNTPSFRGPIPTPRIFPPDSGLSTSDPDLMNPSAAKQQFSSYVHRSPGVLTPHYISSAQSSPLCSVPEGGHVFNFNLPSPYEGFYSDPELLSPSPMSPGLHFAFPPRATMVTSMSELNRLAVSPRAYYPNQPLKVPSQKLSTSPVGKMEVNESQNVEGSRRTLSDSDAYLCPVCTQVFPSYDNLAKHMAKHLPTETVVRPGENNKVHYCKVCNRCFSRSDMLTRHMRLHTGLKPYECTDCGQVFSRSDHLNTHKRTHTGEKPYRCPQCPYAACRRDMITRHMRTHAKRSAKRGKYLSVPDREGEVRKSSVSSTDTTDSPEQSMRTYSASSADSLDLDSTGSKLSVSRGDSGERFSVSRGDSGEWSPYPVSRGDSGERFPISRGDSGDPQLPVSRGDSSERVFSGYGDKSFPVSRGDSGDLQFPISRGDSGDFDSKGRPWTNTSTDSTVFEDISQGLEKSHKLKLLQLHREPATSIDSNYGYRKMRNWSTTSFESIDSEDGKSRPESFAEDTIFEYEHTGEMGRYGDSPSAAMERLQQCRISTDTGVDQQTDGGGSKEQGT, encoded by the coding sequence ATGAGAAGCCTTAACGACCATGACGAGATGACCGTAGGAAATCCGGTGCCTCCTTCTTCAGTAACCACACAGGACACCACGATGATTGGTAGTAACCAAGGCGATGAGCCTCGCCGTCCACTCATCAAACAGGAAGCGGTGGACGTCGAGGACAATTCCTCGCGCTCCAGCCAATATCTCGGGATCCACACAATCAGTGGGGAGCTGCCCAAACAACACAGCGATCCGGGACTGCGTACCGCACGGGAAGGCAGTTTTGAAGCCGAGACGTCACACTGGAGTTATTTCCAGCGGAAAGAATATGATAAATTTCGGGAACAAAAATCAGTGATAGAACGTTACAATGTAGAAACGTATTCGTCACAGTGGGAGGCAAACATAGAGCACAAGTCAGTGCTTAGGATGCCTCACAATGTTAGTGCTCCAAGCTTACTGCTTCAGACGCAGGAGGAACGCAGGTATGAGTATCGTAAAAAAATGTTCGAAAAAGAAACGTCACATGGTGGTGTCTTCTCCCAGGTTCAGACATTTCATGGGGATGACAGTTTCCGTGGCCATTACTCGGATATCAGCGGGTCTGAGGACAGTCCGAGTAGTCGGGAGGCTTCACCTTATACCAAGGACCATACTCACTCTGTTCATGGTGACGGCGGGTCATACGAGGAGAAGCGAATGATCCACCAACCAACTAGCATTGTTATAACGAGTGACGACGATTGTGTAACAACTGTCAAAAGTGATACAGACTTATCTCCCTTGGCAGACGAGGGTAGAGCACGAAGTAGACACTTGTATCCTGGTAACTTTAAAAAGTTTCTACATGCAAGGTACTTAAAAAGTCAGAAACATAGCGGGTCGTCGTCGTCAACAGATACATCCTTAGACCACTCTCAGGACAAATCGGACGCGTCTTTAGGCACAGCCTCACCAGACCTTCAATCTTGTGAGACAAGCATTGAAGTTCCGGAATCCGCAGTGTCTCCTTCGCTCTCTTTTGAGGCCAAATCACCAGAAGTGACCTCGGAAACCAGTGATGACGGAGACGTATTTATGGGGCCGTCAGGGAAGCAGCCTTCAACTCAAAAACGCACAAAACCCTCATCACTGCCCCATAGTGGCAGTGGTGAACCCCTTGATCTCACAAACACTCCGTCTTTCCGAGGACCGATTCCCACGCCTCGAATATTTCCCCCCGACTCAGGTTTGTCTACAAGCGACCCTGATCTCATGAACCCATCAGCCGCCAAGCAGCAATTCTCGTCGTATGTGCACCGCTCGCCTGGGGTACTGACGCCCCACTACATATCCTCAGCTCAATCCTCTCCTCTGTGCTCCGTGCCGGAGGGAGGTCATGTGTTTAACTTCAACTTGCCCAGTCCTTATGAAGGGTTCTACTCTGACCCTGAACTTCTCTCGCCTAGTCCCATGTCACCTGGACTTCACTTTGCATTCCCGCCTCGTGCTACAATGGTTACATCCATGTCTGAACTTAATCGCCTTGCAGTATCGCCACGTGCCTATTATCCTAACCAACCATTGAAAGTACCAAGCCAAAAACTATCTACTAGTCCGGTCGGTAAAATGGAAGTGAACGAATCTCAGAATGTAGAAGGAAGCAGACGGACACTATCAGATTCTGATGCCTATCTTTGTCCTGTCTGTACACAAGTGTTTCCATCGTATGATAACCTAGCTAAGCACATGGCCAAACATCTGCCAACAGAAACGGTCGTCCGACCGGGCGAAAACAACAAAGTGCATTACTGTAAGGTGTGTAATCGCTGTTTCTCGCGCAGCGACATGCTCACGCGACACATGCGGCTTCATACGGGACTTAAGCCGTACGAATGTACTGACTGCGGCCAGGTGTTCAGTCGTAGCGACCATCTTAATACACATAAACGTACACATACTGGAGAAAAACCTTACAGGTGCCCGCAGTGTCCATACGCAGCATGTCGCCGTGACATGATTACTAGGCACATGCGTACACATGCTAAACGATCTGCCAAGCGTGGTAAATATCTGTCCGTACCAGACCGGGAAGGCGAGGTACGGAAGAGTTCTGTTTCCAGTACAGATACAACAGATTCTCCAGAACAGTCAATGAGGACATATTCAGCCTCTAGTGCCGATAGTCTAGATTTGGATAGTACTGGTTCTAAGTTGTCCGTCAGCCGTGGTGACAGCGGGGAGCGATTCTCAGTTAGTAGAGGAGATAGTGGTGAATGGTCTCCGTATCCTGTAAGTCGTGGTGACAGTGGAGAACGCTTTCCCATCAGTCGCGGTGATAGTGGAGACCCACAACTTCCTGTTAGTCGTGGAGACAGCAGTGAACGTGTGTTTTCGGGTTACGGTGATAAGTCGTTCCCGGTGAGTCGCGGTGACAGTGGAGACCTTCAGTTTCCGATCAGTCGGGGAGACAGTGGAGATTTTGATTCCAAGGGTCGTCCATGGACAAATACGAGTACAGATAGTACAGTGTTTGAGGACATCAGTCAAGGGCTTGAGAAAAGTCACAAGCTGAAACTACTCCAGCTTCACCGGGAGCCCGCCACATCCATAGATTCCAATTATGGCTATCGAAAGATGCGCAACTGGTCAACGACAAGTTTTGAAAGTATAGATTCTGAAGATGGCAAATCTAGGCCAGAATCCTTTGCGGAGGATACCATATTTGAGTATGAGCACACAGGTGAGATGGGTCGGTATGGGGATAGTCCATCAGCGGCCATGGAGAGACTACAGCAGTGTAGAATTAGTACGGACACAGGTGTTGACCAGCAGACAGACGGCGGGGGAAGCAAAGAACAAGGCACGTAA